A genome region from Candidatus Poribacteria bacterium includes the following:
- a CDS encoding carbohydrate binding family 9 domain-containing protein: MDYLCRCLSILLLLCLSAGVHAETEELRVEASRTYQSIEIDGELSESDWQKATPIRQFTQFEPDAGEPLTESTEVRILYDDRHIYFGFVCSEPERSKIIANKMRRDAMMWDQDNVFVLLDTYNDRRSGFFFRVNPLGAREDVALMDSGDSRNENWNAVWDARAKINGDNWTTEIAIPFSQLRFKKEDILTWGLNLGRTVRKNQEEGTWSPVPAAYTFLARYRTTDLGTLTGLSGISQRRNIEFLPYLLPGVARTEEEGTVGVLDLGADMKVSVTSNLTADLTVNTDFAQVEADQEQANLTRFSLFFPEKRQFFLEGAGLFDFGIPRTSFNAPPPLLLFYSRRIGIEEGHAVPIMAGGKITGKVGGFGVGLLNVLTDKHAAEATEHLDAVDVDRTNYSVLRIKRDLFTGSSLGVIGINKQGLDAHNSATGVDFIYRPTGEMNFRGLWARTFESRELSRQAPSGNSALPSENPNAFYLGGNWQSEVARINASYTDIGEDFNPEVGYVYRTGSRWFRGEMRTTPYLHWNGFRRLWAGPEIDIILNSDNELETRTFIWSTWLELETNGWGGLRVYRNFENLVEDFEIREGIIIPRGKYSYNNYSLMLNAEGKVFNGRFGFNVGDFYNGTRRGFDLRLDLRFGGRFSLEPRYEFNRVTLPQQGAPDQTTSFDTNVFGGRVVYSFSTDLFTKIFVQWNSDRNLVTTNFLVNYIYSPGSDFYFVFNQTYGTDSITSGLLDTTLVGKVTYWWNP, encoded by the coding sequence ATGGACTATCTATGTAGATGCCTATCAATTCTACTTCTCCTTTGCCTGAGTGCTGGTGTGCATGCCGAAACCGAAGAACTACGGGTGGAGGCATCCCGCACCTACCAGAGCATCGAAATCGACGGAGAACTTTCAGAGTCTGATTGGCAGAAAGCAACGCCTATCCGTCAATTTACGCAATTTGAACCCGATGCAGGCGAACCGCTGACCGAATCCACAGAGGTTCGGATTCTTTACGATGACAGACACATCTATTTCGGTTTTGTCTGCAGTGAACCCGAACGCTCTAAGATTATTGCCAATAAGATGCGCCGTGATGCGATGATGTGGGACCAAGACAACGTCTTTGTGCTGTTGGATACTTATAACGACCGGCGGAGTGGTTTCTTCTTCCGTGTCAATCCGTTGGGTGCGCGGGAAGATGTCGCGCTCATGGACAGTGGCGACAGTCGAAATGAGAATTGGAATGCAGTCTGGGACGCTCGCGCAAAAATTAACGGCGATAATTGGACGACAGAAATCGCGATTCCATTCAGTCAACTCCGGTTTAAAAAGGAAGATATACTGACATGGGGTCTGAACCTCGGACGCACCGTCCGAAAAAATCAGGAAGAAGGCACCTGGTCCCCCGTGCCAGCAGCGTATACGTTCCTGGCACGCTATCGGACGACGGACTTAGGGACGCTCACGGGTTTATCTGGGATCTCACAACGCCGAAATATTGAGTTTCTGCCGTATCTTTTGCCTGGCGTTGCCCGGACAGAGGAAGAAGGGACAGTTGGCGTGCTCGATTTAGGGGCGGACATGAAGGTGAGCGTTACTTCAAATCTAACCGCCGATTTAACCGTCAACACAGATTTCGCACAGGTCGAGGCGGATCAGGAACAAGCGAATTTGACCCGGTTCAGCCTCTTTTTCCCAGAGAAACGTCAATTCTTTTTGGAAGGCGCGGGATTATTCGACTTTGGTATCCCACGGACGAGTTTCAATGCGCCGCCGCCGCTCTTACTTTTTTATAGCCGTCGCATCGGTATTGAAGAAGGACACGCTGTCCCGATTATGGCGGGCGGAAAGATTACCGGTAAAGTGGGCGGCTTCGGTGTAGGACTGTTGAATGTTCTCACGGATAAACATGCAGCGGAGGCTACGGAACATTTGGACGCGGTCGATGTTGATAGGACGAACTATTCAGTTTTGCGTATCAAGCGCGATCTATTCACTGGGTCGAGTCTCGGTGTGATTGGAATTAATAAGCAAGGTCTCGATGCACACAACAGCGCGACTGGCGTTGATTTTATCTATCGTCCCACGGGCGAGATGAATTTCCGAGGTCTCTGGGCACGCACGTTTGAATCGCGCGAACTCAGCAGGCAAGCTCCATCGGGAAACAGTGCTTTACCAAGCGAAAATCCAAACGCGTTTTACCTCGGCGGCAATTGGCAGAGCGAAGTCGCACGAATAAACGCTTCTTATACGGACATCGGTGAGGATTTCAACCCGGAAGTCGGCTATGTGTATCGCACAGGCAGCCGATGGTTTCGGGGCGAAATGCGAACCACGCCTTATCTCCACTGGAACGGGTTTCGTCGGTTGTGGGCTGGACCGGAGATTGACATCATCCTGAATTCAGACAATGAACTGGAAACACGAACTTTTATCTGGAGCACGTGGCTTGAATTGGAAACGAACGGTTGGGGTGGTCTCCGAGTTTACCGAAATTTCGAGAACCTCGTCGAGGATTTTGAGATTCGAGAAGGAATTATCATTCCGAGAGGCAAATACAGTTACAATAACTACAGCCTCATGCTCAATGCTGAAGGCAAAGTCTTTAACGGACGTTTTGGGTTCAATGTTGGAGATTTCTATAACGGCACCCGACGCGGATTTGACCTCCGTCTCGATCTTCGGTTCGGTGGACGCTTCAGTTTGGAACCGAGATACGAGTTTAATCGCGTCACACTGCCACAACAGGGCGCGCCTGACCAAACAACATCTTTTGATACAAACGTCTTTGGTGGACGTGTTGTCTATTCGTTTTCCACTGATCTCTTTACCAAGATTTTCGTACAATGGAACAGTGATCGGAATCTGGTTACCACGAATTTCTTAGTCAATTACATCTACAGCCCTGGTAGTGATTTCTATTTTGTTTTCAATCAGACGTATGGGACAGACAGTATAACATCGGGATTGCTGGATACCACCTTGGTTGGCAAGGTAACCTATTGGTGGAATCCATAA
- a CDS encoding mandelate racemase/muconate lactonizing enzyme family protein: MKIVDVKTYLVDVPPPHWGGRRWIFVKLITDDGIEGVGECTYHTQLNHVVIELIKDWGERYLIGVDPFRIERIWSTLYEGPCVRHSGPLTSPAMSAIEMACWDIVGKALNQPIYNLLGGMFHEKLRAYSYLLPWRQGDSPEKTGELALSYVEKGFTAVKFDPVNPSTADRLETLDYAESVIRGIRDAVGDRCDILIGTHGQFNTNSAIRFAKRVEPYDPLWFEEPLPPENVKEMARVAQSTSIPIATGERLLTKYEFVDLLEQQAASILQMDLTITGGILEAKKIASMGEAHYAQIAPHLYGGPIGGAANIQLDVCSPNFLIQEGIHTWDGFHTDILKEPIQWEDGYIIPSTKPGLGVELNDTVLEKHSVAV; encoded by the coding sequence ATGAAGATTGTTGATGTGAAAACGTATCTCGTTGATGTGCCGCCACCGCATTGGGGTGGAAGGCGTTGGATTTTCGTCAAACTGATAACCGATGACGGTATCGAAGGTGTAGGCGAATGTACCTATCATACGCAATTGAACCATGTCGTCATCGAACTCATCAAAGACTGGGGAGAACGTTACCTAATTGGTGTAGACCCATTTCGGATTGAAAGGATCTGGTCTACCCTTTATGAGGGACCATGCGTGCGGCATTCAGGTCCGCTGACGAGTCCTGCGATGAGTGCGATTGAGATGGCGTGCTGGGACATCGTTGGAAAAGCACTGAACCAACCGATTTACAATCTGTTGGGCGGTATGTTCCACGAGAAACTGCGCGCCTATTCATATTTGCTTCCATGGCGGCAGGGCGATTCTCCAGAAAAGACCGGGGAACTCGCGCTCTCTTACGTCGAAAAAGGATTTACCGCAGTCAAGTTCGATCCAGTCAATCCGAGCACTGCAGATAGATTGGAAACGCTCGACTACGCAGAAAGCGTCATCCGAGGAATTCGCGATGCTGTAGGCGATAGGTGCGATATTCTGATTGGCACGCATGGACAGTTCAACACAAACAGTGCAATCCGTTTCGCGAAACGCGTCGAGCCTTACGACCCGCTCTGGTTCGAGGAACCGCTACCGCCTGAAAATGTCAAGGAAATGGCACGCGTTGCACAATCAACGAGCATTCCGATTGCCACCGGAGAACGACTGTTGACGAAATACGAGTTCGTAGATCTACTGGAACAACAGGCGGCATCTATTCTGCAGATGGATTTGACAATCACAGGCGGCATCCTCGAAGCGAAGAAAATCGCGTCTATGGGCGAGGCGCATTATGCCCAGATCGCACCGCATCTGTATGGCGGTCCGATTGGGGGTGCTGCGAATATCCAGTTGGATGTCTGTAGCCCGAATTTCCTGATTCAGGAAGGTATCCATACATGGGACGGCTTCCATACTGATATCCTCAAGGAGCCGATACAGTGGGAAGATGGATACATTATTCCGTCAACAAAACCGGGACTCGGTGTTGAATTGAACGATACGGTTTTGGAGAAGCATTCTGTTGCTGTTTAA
- a CDS encoding ABC transporter ATP-binding protein — MLFVIAGTLISLAPPYFSRILIDDILMPSEVDTAAAEASRTWLGSLFRNFESAAFALSIAVGTLLAIQIIREIFTIFRLRLGAWLTFRVAANIRAHVYQHLHNLSIRFFDKRKTGTVISHITEDSERLQDFMLEGLSFLAVELLLFFGIGGMLFWMNWKLACFILIPIPIIVFGAGWFWKKVRSLWHRAWRRRSKLFDVVNDSVSGIRVVRAFGQQRNEVNRFDDANVDARDYETHAELIWATYYPPLMFAVQLGSLIVWYVGGLNIIGGTMTFGTLMAFHAYLMMFYEPLRYISPLINWASRSMTAAERLFEVIDSQPEQLDDGNLKSLPKITGEVKFHNMTFGYDSHKPVLRDINLHVKPGEMIGLVGHSGAGKSTLINLICRFYTPDSGRLEVDGEDIKEIDLKDLRRQIGVVLQEPYLFSGTIAENIAYAHPDATMEDIITAAKAANAHEFIVKFPDGYDTEVGERGGRLSGGERQRISIARAILHNPRILILDEATSSVDVETEKKIQQAIDRLVQNRTTFAIAHRLSTLRNADRLFVIEKGKGVECGSHEELMEQKGIYYKLVETQREAANVRAAAQAVER; from the coding sequence ATGCTCTTCGTGATTGCCGGCACACTTATCTCCTTAGCACCGCCGTATTTCTCTCGCATCCTGATTGACGATATCCTGATGCCGAGTGAGGTCGATACCGCTGCTGCGGAAGCCTCAAGAACATGGTTAGGCTCTCTTTTCCGCAACTTTGAGTCGGCGGCATTCGCCTTGTCGATTGCTGTAGGCACGCTATTAGCGATACAAATCATCCGTGAAATTTTCACAATTTTTCGGCTACGTTTGGGGGCTTGGTTGACGTTCCGCGTCGCGGCGAATATCCGAGCGCACGTCTATCAGCACTTGCACAACCTGTCTATCCGATTCTTCGATAAACGGAAAACAGGAACGGTTATTTCGCACATCACAGAGGATAGTGAACGGCTTCAAGACTTCATGTTAGAGGGACTCTCGTTTCTCGCAGTAGAACTGTTGCTCTTCTTCGGGATCGGAGGGATGCTGTTCTGGATGAACTGGAAACTGGCGTGCTTCATCTTAATCCCGATCCCCATAATTGTCTTTGGGGCGGGTTGGTTCTGGAAGAAAGTGCGAAGTCTTTGGCACCGCGCGTGGCGCCGTCGCTCAAAATTGTTCGATGTCGTCAACGATTCGGTATCCGGCATTCGGGTCGTCCGTGCGTTCGGACAACAACGGAATGAAGTCAACAGGTTCGACGATGCGAACGTAGATGCCCGAGACTACGAAACCCACGCTGAGCTAATTTGGGCAACCTATTATCCACCGCTGATGTTCGCTGTCCAGTTAGGTTCCCTCATCGTTTGGTATGTCGGTGGTCTCAACATTATCGGTGGGACAATGACGTTCGGTACCCTGATGGCTTTCCACGCCTATTTGATGATGTTCTACGAACCGTTGCGCTATATCAGCCCGCTGATTAACTGGGCTTCCCGCTCAATGACGGCGGCGGAACGGCTTTTTGAAGTCATCGACTCACAACCGGAACAGTTAGACGATGGCAACCTCAAATCACTGCCGAAGATTACCGGAGAAGTCAAATTCCACAACATGACGTTCGGTTACGATTCACATAAACCGGTGCTTCGGGACATCAATCTCCACGTGAAACCGGGCGAAATGATCGGACTCGTTGGGCATTCGGGTGCGGGGAAATCGACGCTCATCAATTTGATTTGTCGGTTCTATACGCCGGACTCTGGACGTTTAGAGGTCGATGGTGAGGACATCAAGGAGATTGACCTGAAGGATCTGCGCCGACAGATTGGGGTCGTGTTACAAGAGCCGTATCTGTTCAGTGGAACTATCGCCGAGAACATCGCCTACGCCCATCCCGATGCGACTATGGAGGATATTATCACAGCGGCGAAAGCGGCAAACGCTCATGAATTCATCGTCAAGTTCCCGGACGGCTACGATACGGAAGTCGGCGAACGCGGCGGACGGCTGTCTGGCGGCGAACGACAGCGTATCTCCATCGCCCGGGCAATCTTGCACAACCCACGGATTCTGATTCTTGATGAAGCCACCTCATCCGTGGATGTGGAAACTGAGAAGAAAATCCAACAAGCGATCGACAGGCTCGTGCAGAACCGGACGACGTTTGCGATTGCCCACCGACTTTCTACGCTCCGAAATGCCGATCGGCTTTTCGTGATTGAAAAGGGCAAAGGCGTTGAGTGCGGTTCTCACGAGGAACTCATGGAACAAAAGGGTATCTACTACAAACTCGTAGAAACCCAACGCGAAGCCGCTAATGTTCGCGCAGCAGCACAAGCAGTGGAGAGGTAA
- a CDS encoding DUF1854 domain-containing protein: MSNENTERNREHSSLLLAAAPTAKPEPPESDDFTPRYLDASELTFTRSEVGTVRLEIRDEACYLRVVVRRLMPLSNPDSYISLAADEDTEIGILVNPSELTAESLKILQEELDKRYFTPTIQKVYRVKEQFGIHEWEVETERGRVTFAVRGLNQNIKQVPPARLFVTDVRGNRYDIPDYRTLDAESYQQIQRHL; encoded by the coding sequence ATGTCAAACGAAAATACAGAGCGGAATCGCGAGCACAGCTCGCTCCTACTTGCTGCGGCACCGACAGCGAAGCCAGAACCACCCGAATCAGATGACTTCACGCCGCGCTACTTGGATGCCTCTGAACTGACGTTCACGCGTTCTGAGGTGGGAACGGTGCGGCTTGAAATTCGGGATGAAGCCTGCTATCTGCGCGTAGTGGTGAGACGACTGATGCCCCTCAGCAATCCGGATAGTTATATCTCGCTTGCTGCGGATGAGGACACCGAAATTGGGATCCTCGTGAACCCATCGGAACTCACGGCGGAAAGCCTCAAAATCCTGCAGGAAGAGTTGGATAAACGATATTTCACGCCAACAATCCAGAAGGTGTATCGGGTGAAAGAGCAATTCGGTATCCATGAATGGGAGGTTGAAACGGAGCGGGGTCGTGTAACCTTCGCGGTGCGTGGGTTGAATCAGAACATCAAACAGGTGCCGCCTGCGCGACTTTTCGTGACAGATGTCCGAGGCAATCGATACGATATTCCGGATTACCGAACACTGGATGCAGAGAGTTACCAGCAGATTCAGAGACACCTATAA
- a CDS encoding DUF4159 domain-containing protein — protein sequence MKQRRLHAVIASIGLHLLFAIIAALLFSGQPELNKDTFEATIVTLNPARTDVEIRPTRRAVSNTPLLRETSTVHTPTQTSQINQLPRNETEVVRQVPPLDIETDMLNPVELSVAPTLPNRRQPSAVSRQLRGDLVKSESSLTDNRQLKTDNYSTRSRGTNASKTGLSEFLDGSLPTSGLGDGFDTAFRNLVKIPKEKLGGVLEGTGSEIRGHIRLIRLKHSLSDWWQDPTAIPALIKWLEEQTPIRADMDFAGGALRITDPQIMDAPLIIMTGHDKDITVGRGLAKDGPLQTGFTPEERAALRKYIVEKGGMLFFDDCGFHGLFAHIVADELKQIFPEYPLEILPHEHEVYSIYYTLPKPPIGGDVFWGNENNAQPTQFRFQKGITIDDRLAVVYNRKDYLCAMETAEIESRTMLRLRRSTDVYRFMSNLLIYALKYGGNTDRTGYKDF from the coding sequence ATGAAACAGAGACGTTTGCATGCAGTTATTGCTTCAATTGGGTTGCATCTACTCTTTGCCATAATTGCGGCGTTGCTGTTTTCAGGACAACCGGAACTGAACAAAGATACCTTTGAGGCAACAATCGTTACGCTGAATCCTGCAAGGACAGACGTAGAAATCCGACCGACCCGACGTGCCGTCTCGAACACACCACTTTTAAGAGAAACATCCACGGTTCACACACCGACACAAACGTCTCAGATAAACCAACTTCCGAGAAACGAAACGGAGGTTGTGCGCCAAGTACCACCGTTGGACATCGAAACGGATATGCTGAATCCGGTGGAACTTTCGGTAGCACCCACACTGCCGAATAGGCGTCAGCCGTCAGCCGTCAGCCGTCAGTTAAGAGGAGATTTGGTTAAATCAGAGTCCTCTTTAACTGATAACCGACAGCTGAAAACTGATAACTATTCAACAAGGAGCAGAGGAACAAACGCGTCGAAAACCGGACTCTCAGAATTTTTGGATGGCTCCTTACCGACGAGTGGTTTGGGAGACGGGTTTGATACGGCGTTTCGGAACCTTGTGAAAATACCGAAGGAGAAATTGGGGGGTGTCCTTGAAGGCACAGGAAGCGAGATTCGCGGGCATATTCGCTTAATCCGACTCAAACATTCGCTCTCGGATTGGTGGCAGGATCCGACGGCTATTCCTGCGCTCATCAAATGGTTGGAGGAACAGACCCCGATTCGGGCGGATATGGATTTCGCTGGCGGCGCGCTACGGATCACCGATCCCCAGATTATGGATGCCCCGCTCATCATCATGACAGGACACGATAAAGACATCACTGTCGGGCGGGGGCTTGCGAAAGATGGTCCATTGCAGACAGGTTTCACACCAGAAGAACGCGCAGCACTTCGGAAATATATCGTTGAAAAGGGCGGAATGCTGTTTTTCGATGACTGCGGTTTCCATGGACTTTTCGCACACATTGTCGCCGACGAACTCAAACAAATTTTCCCAGAGTATCCGCTTGAAATTCTTCCGCACGAGCATGAGGTGTATAGCATCTATTACACTTTGCCGAAACCACCGATAGGCGGCGATGTGTTCTGGGGCAACGAAAACAACGCACAACCCACGCAGTTCCGTTTTCAGAAAGGGATTACTATCGATGATCGGTTGGCAGTGGTCTACAATCGCAAGGATTACCTGTGTGCGATGGAAACCGCAGAGATCGAGAGTCGCACGATGTTACGACTCCGACGCTCGACAGATGTCTATCGGTTTATGTCGAATCTGCTGATTTATGCACTGAAATATGGTGGGAATACGGATAGGACAGGATATAAGGATTTTTAA
- a CDS encoding STAS domain-containing protein, whose protein sequence is MQINIQTKNFTVLEIKGRVVGQDALILKTMLEEHIQQLEAQGGVPTLIFNMASVQTMDSAGLGVLITTSTQIRQSGGRTSLVNVNRGIRRMLIRTNLNSLFEFPKNLAEAIASSF, encoded by the coding sequence ATGCAAATTAACATCCAAACCAAAAACTTCACAGTCTTAGAGATTAAGGGAAGAGTTGTCGGGCAAGATGCGCTGATCCTCAAAACCATGCTTGAAGAACATATTCAACAGCTTGAGGCACAAGGTGGAGTACCAACGCTGATTTTTAATATGGCTAGTGTACAAACCATGGATAGTGCAGGCTTAGGGGTCCTGATCACGACCAGCACCCAAATCCGCCAGAGCGGCGGACGCACCTCACTTGTTAACGTCAATAGAGGCATCAGACGTATGCTAATTCGGACGAACCTGAATTCGCTCTTCGAGTTCCCAAAAAACCTTGCAGAAGCAATAGCCAGTAGTTTCTAA
- a CDS encoding membrane dipeptidase has protein sequence MLIIDAHLDLSMNALQGNRDLLNSAYTIRTQETGMPRRGQGTVALPEMRHGRIALSFVTLFARSTGRPAPHFDFASPVQACGVAQGQLAYYRALEAIGHVRVITNNENLDSHIADWQAWENDETTDKSDPDGTPPLGFVISMEGADPILQPDQLEVWVDGGLRLIGLTHYGPGRYAGGTGTEIGLTELGPPLLAEMERLGVILDLTHCSDQSFWQALEHYNGLVLASHNNCRALVPHQRQFSDEQLRAIFERGGVIGAAFDAWMLHPGWVTGETPHDKVTLSTVVDHIDYICQLAGNSGHAAIGTDLDGGYGREQSPSDLDTIADLQNLTGLLEARGYSADDIAAIMHGNWLRFLHDAWG, from the coding sequence ATGCTTATTATTGATGCACATCTCGATTTGTCAATGAATGCTTTACAAGGCAACCGAGACTTGCTGAATTCCGCCTACACGATTCGCACCCAAGAAACCGGAATGCCTCGTAGGGGGCAAGGAACCGTGGCTCTTCCAGAGATGCGGCACGGACGCATTGCCCTGAGTTTCGTTACCCTGTTTGCCCGCTCCACCGGTAGACCTGCCCCGCATTTCGATTTTGCTTCGCCTGTTCAAGCCTGCGGTGTCGCCCAAGGGCAATTGGCTTACTATCGCGCTTTAGAAGCAATAGGACACGTCCGTGTCATCACGAACAACGAAAACTTGGACAGCCATATCGCCGACTGGCAGGCATGGGAAAACGACGAGACGACTGATAAAAGCGACCCTGATGGAACGCCGCCTTTGGGATTCGTGATTAGTATGGAGGGGGCAGACCCGATTCTTCAACCCGATCAGTTAGAGGTATGGGTTGATGGTGGTTTGCGTCTGATCGGACTGACGCACTACGGTCCTGGACGCTACGCCGGTGGAACGGGCACAGAGATCGGATTGACTGAACTCGGTCCGCCTTTGTTGGCTGAAATGGAACGTTTAGGTGTTATCCTCGACCTCACCCACTGCTCCGATCAGTCGTTCTGGCAGGCGTTGGAACACTACAACGGATTAGTCCTTGCCAGTCATAATAACTGCCGCGCATTGGTTCCGCATCAGCGTCAGTTCAGCGATGAACAATTACGTGCGATTTTTGAGCGCGGTGGGGTCATCGGTGCCGCTTTTGATGCATGGATGCTTCACCCAGGCTGGGTTACTGGTGAAACTCCGCACGACAAGGTGACCTTGAGCACCGTCGTTGACCATATTGATTATATCTGTCAGTTAGCAGGCAACAGCGGTCATGCTGCTATCGGCACGGATTTAGATGGTGGCTATGGTCGTGAACAATCTCCCAGCGATTTGGATACTATCGCTGACTTGCAAAACTTAACAGGCTTGTTGGAGGCTCGCGGCTACAGTGCTGATGACATCGCCGCCATCATGCACGGCAACTGGCTTCGGTTCTTACATGACGCATGGGGTTAG